GGGCTGATCTAATATCAAATTGATCAATATTTGCTACAGAGTGATCGGGGACCGGAGCTTTAGTGAGGAGGGGTGAGCAGATTTCTCTTTCATCTGGGTTTAGCATGAATTCACCAATTTTAGATCAGAAACCAGAAAGATCAAGGAGAAATTTTTTCTAACTCTCTTATCTTCACCCTCTCTTCCCTTTTTTTGGTCTCAGCCTGTCTAACAAAATTCTGGGAGACATTTTTCACAGACTTGCACCTTTCCTCTTTTTACTTTTCCCTTCTTTAGGCAATCAGCACCATTGGTTAAACGAGACGTTTTGAATTGGTAGTTAGCATCCTTTGAGTTGTCTGAATAATCCAATCGTCTAATAGGATACATTTCGCCACTTACGCCAATCATGAAATAGTAGATGCGCCAGTTAAGGAATATACTCAGCTTTAATATTTAACCGTCCTGTCAAGCTATTTCCACCAGATGACCCCACTCTTTTCAATTGCTTTCAATACAGGTTCAAAATTTCTCTTGTAGACAACTTGTCATTCCAATTCAGCATTCGTTTAGTAACTGAATGACAGAGCATTAATTAGAAAAAATTTTATGGTTGCTAACTCTTCTGAAAAACTAAAGTTTATTACCAAACTTGCTTATGGGGCAGGCGACCTTGGTCCAGCAATTACAGCAAATGTTCTCGTTTTCTTTCTACTCTATTTCTTCACTGAAGTAGCAGGGCTTCCACCGGGATTAGCAGGAAGTATTTTAATGATTGGTAAAATTGCTGACGCGATTAATGATCCAATTATTGGGCGATTCAGCGATCGCGCCGATAGCCCCTGGGGCAGACGACTGCCTTGGATGTTCTTTGGCGCCATTCCGTTTGGTCTTTTATTTATTTTACAATGGATTGTTCCTCAGTTCAGTACCGATGACACGATTAATGATTGGTCACTGTTTGCCTATTATATTCTCATCGGAATTTTATTCAACACCGCCTTCACGGCAGTTAATTTACCCTATACTGCTTTCACACCAGAACTCACCCAAGACTATGATGAACGCACCAGTCTCAATAGTTTTCGTTTTGCCTTTTCTCTAGGAGGCAGTATTCTTTCTTTAGTTCTGGCAGGAGTGATTACCAATACCTATTCTGATCAATTTCAACAACACTTAATCCTGGGCATTACGATGGCTGTCCTCTCAACCATCCCGATTTTTTGGTGTTGTTTAAGCCTCCAAGAACGAGGTCGCAAACCCCTTTTATCAGCGGCGAAAAAAAAGCAATTATCATTCATTTTGTTTGCAATTAGCTTGGCTTGCGGTGGGTATGGAGTATACAGATTCTGGCAAGAAAACAATGTATTCTTTCTAATTATCGGTGGCTTACTGATGATTTTAATCGGGACATTTGCTGTTAGTTTATTCATGCACAGTGCTCAAAGTCCAATCCCTAAATCATCGACTTCCTTACCCAAGCAACAGAGAATGACCCTTTCTTTTCAAGACCAATTAAAAGTGGTTTTTAAGAATCGTCCCTTTTTATTTGTAATTGGCATTTACTTGTTTTCTTGGCTCGGGGTTCAATTGACGGCTTCGATTTTACCCTACTTTGTTGTGAATTGGGTTGGTTTACCCTATAGTGCTTTCCCTCAAACGGCTTTAGCCGTTCAAGGAACAGCGTTAGTGATGTTATTTGTGTGGTCGGCAATTAGTAAACAAGTCGAAAAAAAGGTAGTTTATGCGTTAGGAACAGGCCTTTGGCTCATTGCTCAAGTCGGTTTAATTTTTCTGCAACCGGGTCAAGTGGGTTTAATGTATGGCCTAGCCATCTTAGCCGGATGTGGGGTTTCTGTGGCTTATCTGATTCCTTGGTCGATGATTCCAGATGTGACAGATTTAGATGAACTCGAAACCGGACAACGACGGGAAGGAATTTTCTATGCCTTTATGGTTTTATTACAAAAAATGGGACTGGCTTTAGGCTTATTTTTAGTGGGGCTGAGCTTGGAATGGGCGGGATTTCTTGAGTCCGTTCCCGGTCAACCGCCACCGGAACAACCCGCTAGTGCCTTACTGGCAATTCGCATCGCGATCGCGCCTTTACCGATGCTGAGTCTCATTGGCGGACTAATTCTTGCCTACTTTTATCCTTTGACACGGGAAGTGCATCAGCAGATTTGTCTGCAGTTAGCGGAAAAACGAGAGCAAGCCCAGGAGTGAACATGCCTCAAGACGTAATTATTATTGGCAGTGGCATCGGAGGACTCACTGCAGGAAGTTTACTCGCCCGCTACGGTTATAATGTTCTGATTTGCGAAAGTCATGCTATTCCCGGTGGGGCAGCGCACAGCTTTACTCGTCAAGGATTTACGTTTGACTCCGGACCTTCTTTTTATGCTGGAATTGGCTCGGGCAAACCAAGTTTAAACCCCCTGCAGCAAGTTTTAAGCCTACTGGGAGAATTCATTGCAACCGTCCCCTATGATCCGCTTGGTGAGTTTCATTTTCCAGAAGGAACCTTTGCTGCTTATCAAGACAATGACCAGTATGGTCGAGAAATTGCCAAAATGACTCCCCAAGGGGCAATCGAATATCAGGCATTTGTCAGGGAAATGCTGGGGTTGTATGCTGGTTTGAAAGATATTCCGACCATTGAATTACGACCGGATTGGAAGATTTTACAAGTATTATTTCCCAAATATTTACCGAGTTTAGTGAAGTTCCTACCGAAACTCCCTCTGGTAAGTGCCTCAGTAGGTGACATTGTCCAGAAAACCGTTAAAGACCCTTGGGTCAAACGTTTAATTGATTTAGAATGTTTCCTCCTTTCTGGCTTGAAGGCAGAAGGTACGATCGCGCCAGAAGTGGCGTTTATGCTCGGAGAACGATCGCGCGTTGGGGTGGAATATCCCGTTGGCGGGAGTGGCGCAATTGTGGAAGCATTAATCCGTGGTTTCAAGCGTTGGGGAGGAGAACTGCACTTAAATGCTCATGTGGAAAAAATCTTAGTTAGGGATGGCAAAGTGCAAGGCATCCGTTTACGTAATGGCGAAACCTTATCTGCGCCTCTTGTTATTTCCAATGCCACACTTTGGGACACCTACAGCAAGTTATTATCTCCCCAAGATTTACCTCCGTCTTTTCGGCAAAAGAGTCTCGCAACACCTACTGTGGAGAGCTTTATGCACCTTCATCTTGGAATTGATGCTAGAGGATTAGATCACTTAAACGGTCATCATGTGGTTGTCCATGACAGTCAAAAAGAGATTACCACACCCGGTAATACCTGTATGATTTCGATACCAACGGTTTGGGATGCTAATCTTGCCCCCTCCGGGCAACATTTAATTCATGCTTATACCCTGGAACCTTATCAAGGTTGGCAACGGGACGATAACTATCACCAACGCAAACAAGCCAAAGCGGAGTCCTTGTATCAAGCCTTAGAGAAAATTATCCCCGATGTGCGCGATCGCGTCACCCTGGAACTGATTGGCTCTCCGCTCACTCACAGCCACTATCTCCGACGGTATCAAGGCACTTACGGACCAGCCATTCCAGCAGGAGAAGGGCTTTTTCCCAGCGATCAAACGCCGATTTCTGGATTGTACCGTGTTGGCGATAGTACCCT
Above is a window of Cyanobacteria bacterium GSL.Bin1 DNA encoding:
- a CDS encoding FAD-dependent oxidoreductase codes for the protein MPQDVIIIGSGIGGLTAGSLLARYGYNVLICESHAIPGGAAHSFTRQGFTFDSGPSFYAGIGSGKPSLNPLQQVLSLLGEFIATVPYDPLGEFHFPEGTFAAYQDNDQYGREIAKMTPQGAIEYQAFVREMLGLYAGLKDIPTIELRPDWKILQVLFPKYLPSLVKFLPKLPLVSASVGDIVQKTVKDPWVKRLIDLECFLLSGLKAEGTIAPEVAFMLGERSRVGVEYPVGGSGAIVEALIRGFKRWGGELHLNAHVEKILVRDGKVQGIRLRNGETLSAPLVISNATLWDTYSKLLSPQDLPPSFRQKSLATPTVESFMHLHLGIDARGLDHLNGHHVVVHDSQKEITTPGNTCMISIPTVWDANLAPSGQHLIHAYTLEPYQGWQRDDNYHQRKQAKAESLYQALEKIIPDVRDRVTLELIGSPLTHSHYLRRYQGTYGPAIPAGEGLFPSDQTPISGLYRVGDSTLPGIGVPAVAASGILCANRFVSPEQTRTLWQAVTND
- a CDS encoding MFS transporter, which encodes MVANSSEKLKFITKLAYGAGDLGPAITANVLVFFLLYFFTEVAGLPPGLAGSILMIGKIADAINDPIIGRFSDRADSPWGRRLPWMFFGAIPFGLLFILQWIVPQFSTDDTINDWSLFAYYILIGILFNTAFTAVNLPYTAFTPELTQDYDERTSLNSFRFAFSLGGSILSLVLAGVITNTYSDQFQQHLILGITMAVLSTIPIFWCCLSLQERGRKPLLSAAKKKQLSFILFAISLACGGYGVYRFWQENNVFFLIIGGLLMILIGTFAVSLFMHSAQSPIPKSSTSLPKQQRMTLSFQDQLKVVFKNRPFLFVIGIYLFSWLGVQLTASILPYFVVNWVGLPYSAFPQTALAVQGTALVMLFVWSAISKQVEKKVVYALGTGLWLIAQVGLIFLQPGQVGLMYGLAILAGCGVSVAYLIPWSMIPDVTDLDELETGQRREGIFYAFMVLLQKMGLALGLFLVGLSLEWAGFLESVPGQPPPEQPASALLAIRIAIAPLPMLSLIGGLILAYFYPLTREVHQQICLQLAEKREQAQE